CTCCTACTACTGGAAGCTGTGATTTATCAATGTCTTTAAAGCTCAATAAATATGAATTCATAACTATTCTCCTCTTAAATATTATTTATTGAAAGTAATTTTACATTCCCTACTAACAGTTTCTACAAATATTCTTCTCTGTAAAAGTTGCTTTTAAGCATATCCAAACATCTATTAAATTCATCCAGCATATTATCAAAATTAATTTCTTCTTTATTAGACATTTCTTTTGTATACCCTTCTGCCATCCACAAGAGCATTTTCATAAGAAGCCTAAGATCTACCCCCTCTTTAAACATGGAGGTATCCATGCCATCAAAAGCTATTTTATTTCTAAAATCTTCTGAACCAGCAAAGATATCTTTTAAATCCTCCTTTACCTCTTCATCATTTTCAAAATAAGCACTAGCTAAAAAGGAAGGTATTGCAGCATGTCTTTTCATGGCTGAAATTTCAATGTTGGATGACATTTTAATCCTGTCAAAGAAGTCAGTAACATTGTTGTCAAACTTTTCATTTACTTCATTTATCATGATAGTGCCGCATAGATTAATCAAATATAAATATAAT
The DNA window shown above is from Clostridium beijerinckii and carries:
- a CDS encoding TetR/AcrR family transcriptional regulator, producing the protein MDKFSNLPKEKQNTIIDAALKTFGTNGYKKTSISDIAAAAGISKAMVFHYFGTKKALYLYLINLCGTIMINEVNEKFDNNVTDFFDRIKMSSNIEISAMKRHAAIPSFLASAYFENDEEVKEDLKDIFAGSEDFRNKIAFDGMDTSMFKEGVDLRLLMKMLLWMAEGYTKEMSNKEEINFDNMLDEFNRCLDMLKSNFYREEYL